The Pseudarthrobacter sulfonivorans genome includes a window with the following:
- a CDS encoding PLP-dependent aminotransferase family protein gives MNNDSSSRIVAHLKKWISSAAPGAKLPSTRSLVAEYQASPVTVQKALQTLTALGLIESRPGVGTFVRAVRSARPSDYGWQTAALRSPLAPPPPASSTMRNVANDAISFHSGYPDRELLPERLVRAAIARAARGDAALFRPPAAGMPELQSWFAHELGASTPAGTTPPNPSDVVVLPGSQSGLSSIFSALAGRGQPLLMESPSYWGAILAAAQAGVRVVPVPSGPDGPDPAELARAFEESGARLFYAQPNYANPTGAQWSAERREQVLDVVRAKGAFLVEDDWAHDFGITSNPVPVASRDDSGHVVYLRSLTKSVSPSIRVAAVIARGPARERILADRAAESMYVSGLLQAAALDVVTQPGWQTHLRSLRHQLESRRDLLVTSLRQHAPQAHIEQVPKGGLNLWARLPDGTDLERLTRDCEAAGVIIAGGNEWFPAEPAGPFIRLNYSGTNPGAFPEGARIIGQCIERNGA, from the coding sequence ATGAATAACGATAGCAGTTCCAGGATTGTGGCGCACCTGAAGAAATGGATTTCTTCGGCCGCGCCCGGTGCCAAGCTGCCGTCCACGCGCTCGCTGGTGGCCGAGTACCAGGCCAGTCCCGTCACGGTGCAGAAGGCCCTGCAGACGCTCACGGCACTGGGACTGATCGAGAGCCGGCCCGGCGTCGGGACCTTCGTGCGCGCCGTCCGGAGCGCCCGTCCCTCCGATTACGGCTGGCAGACGGCGGCCCTCCGTTCCCCGCTGGCGCCGCCGCCCCCGGCTTCCAGCACCATGCGCAACGTGGCCAACGATGCCATTTCCTTCCACTCCGGCTACCCGGACCGCGAACTCCTGCCCGAGCGGCTGGTGCGGGCCGCTATTGCCCGGGCAGCCCGCGGTGACGCTGCCCTTTTCCGTCCGCCCGCGGCCGGAATGCCCGAACTGCAGTCGTGGTTCGCTCATGAACTCGGTGCCTCCACACCGGCCGGGACCACCCCGCCGAACCCGAGCGACGTCGTCGTACTCCCCGGAAGCCAAAGCGGGCTGAGCTCCATCTTCAGCGCGCTCGCCGGCCGCGGACAGCCGCTGCTGATGGAATCGCCGTCCTACTGGGGCGCCATCCTGGCCGCAGCGCAGGCCGGCGTGCGCGTTGTCCCGGTGCCCAGCGGACCGGACGGCCCGGACCCGGCGGAGCTTGCCCGCGCCTTTGAGGAGTCCGGCGCGCGGCTGTTCTACGCGCAGCCCAACTACGCCAACCCCACGGGCGCGCAGTGGTCTGCCGAACGGCGTGAACAGGTCCTGGACGTGGTCCGCGCGAAGGGGGCGTTCCTTGTGGAGGACGACTGGGCGCACGACTTCGGCATCACCTCCAACCCCGTGCCCGTCGCCTCGCGCGACGACTCCGGCCACGTGGTCTACCTGCGCTCGCTGACCAAGAGCGTGTCACCGTCGATCCGCGTCGCCGCGGTCATCGCCCGCGGCCCGGCGCGGGAGCGCATCCTGGCGGACCGGGCGGCCGAATCGATGTACGTCAGCGGGCTGCTCCAGGCGGCAGCGCTCGACGTCGTCACGCAGCCGGGCTGGCAGACTCACCTGCGCAGCCTCCGCCACCAGCTTGAGTCCCGCCGTGACCTGCTGGTCACCAGCCTCCGCCAGCACGCCCCGCAGGCTCATATCGAGCAGGTGCCCAAGGGCGGCCTGAACCTGTGGGCGCGGCTGCCCGACGGGACCGACCTTGAACGGCTGACCCGCGACTGTGAAGCCGCCGGGGTGATCATCGCCGGGGGAAACGAGTGGTTCCCGGCCGAACCGGCGGGGCCGTTCATCCGGCTCAACTACTCGGGGACGAATCCGGGCGCCTTTCCCGAGGGCGCCCGGATTATTGGCCAGTGCATAGAGCGGAACGGGGCCTGA
- a CDS encoding GGDEF domain-containing protein yields the protein MKVLVADDDPGSLLVARAAVELYGHDCLTAADGDEAWALYLEHQPDVVVTDWMMPGMDGLALCRAIRARGADLYTYIVLLTSQGSRDDVLAGLAAGADDYVTKPLDPFVLHARLLVALRVTTLHADLAHYRKVLSQQARTDPLTGLHNRLKLSEDLEQMHARSQRYTEGYCVAMCDVDNFKSYNDIYGHQAGDLALRAVAGALVSAARKSDGVYRYGGEEFLLVLPNQSQLSAKAFMERALNTVRGLQIVHSGDPLGQLTLSAGISAFTSEHRADADTLLGEADAALYAAKAAGRNRVELAL from the coding sequence GTGAAAGTCCTGGTGGCGGATGACGATCCGGGCTCGCTCCTGGTGGCCCGCGCCGCCGTCGAACTCTACGGGCATGACTGCCTGACGGCGGCGGACGGTGACGAGGCGTGGGCACTGTACCTGGAACACCAACCCGATGTTGTGGTCACGGACTGGATGATGCCGGGGATGGATGGGCTGGCGCTGTGCCGGGCCATCCGGGCGCGCGGGGCGGACTTGTACACGTACATCGTGCTGCTGACGTCGCAGGGGTCCCGGGACGATGTGCTCGCCGGGCTCGCGGCCGGGGCGGACGACTACGTCACCAAGCCGCTGGATCCGTTTGTCCTGCATGCACGGCTGCTGGTGGCGCTGCGGGTGACCACGCTTCACGCGGACCTGGCTCACTACCGGAAGGTGCTCTCGCAGCAGGCGCGGACCGATCCGCTCACCGGCCTGCACAACCGGCTCAAGCTCTCCGAGGACCTTGAGCAGATGCATGCGCGCAGCCAGCGGTACACGGAGGGGTATTGCGTGGCCATGTGCGATGTGGACAACTTTAAGAGCTACAACGACATCTACGGGCACCAGGCGGGCGATCTCGCGCTGCGTGCCGTGGCGGGGGCGCTGGTGAGTGCGGCGCGCAAGAGCGACGGCGTGTACCGGTACGGCGGCGAGGAATTCCTGCTGGTCCTGCCGAACCAGTCGCAGCTGAGCGCCAAGGCATTTATGGAGAGGGCGCTGAATACCGTCCGCGGGCTGCAGATTGTCCACTCCGGGGATCCGCTGGGGCAGCTGACGCTGAGCGCCGGGATTTCCGCGTTCACTTCCGAGCACCGTGCCGACGCCGACACGCTCCTGGGTGAAGCCGACGCCGCCCTCTACGCCGCGAAGGCGGCCGGCCGGAACCGAGTGGAGCTGGCGCTGTAG
- a CDS encoding putative bifunctional diguanylate cyclase/phosphodiesterase, producing MGRSRRQDKDLGASKFGVLLDASPDALMAVNADGTIKMANAAASKLFGYTRAELIGSDHWLLLSEGFRSETRLLQEHLQAQPDKPLPPREVYGLHRDGTEFSAEVAGSLLDDGGSQVLLVSVRSTEHRKGADADLLEAMSLLTATLESTADGILVISSDGSVAGFNDQFLKMWGIPPELLDGDTEVPIMRLIISQVANPEAFMARIAEVVANPAAESHDVLDFKDGRTFERYSRPQRVGERIAGRVWSFRDVTPRRQAQALAEQAVTDLAAQAEQLRALAFQDPLTGLANRAVFKDALVAALREPRFKTVDVLLVDLDDFKEVNDIMGHQAGDDMLVEVARRLTGCVPTADVVARLGGDEFVVLLTACPDVETIAACIVRCLHVPVWIDGTMLRPSLSLGLASMGNAAIGASELLRQADIAMYAAKTAGKNRYCRFHPDMMTELVQRTDMEAGLQLAIPLGEISVDYQPLVSPRMGQVVQFEALARWDRDGERIQPSVFIPIAERSGLISEIGAAVMTLGLAQLAPWLNEDPSRSLAVNVSGVQLQEPDFAGNVLRFAEASGVGAYQLVLEVTESVFFDADHSLIKQLASLREAGVRVALDDFGTGYSSLGRLQELPVDTVKIDKTFVSMVRTGTERLPILSSMINMAHSLGLTVTAEGIETAVQADFLTARDCDFLQGYFFSHPEPGARLKRALKRADSAIQALKDR from the coding sequence ATGGGGCGTTCCAGGCGGCAGGACAAGGATCTGGGCGCGTCGAAGTTCGGCGTGCTGCTTGATGCCAGCCCGGATGCGCTGATGGCGGTCAACGCGGACGGCACCATCAAAATGGCCAACGCGGCAGCCAGCAAGCTGTTCGGCTACACACGCGCTGAGCTGATCGGCAGCGACCACTGGCTGCTCCTGTCGGAGGGGTTCCGGAGCGAAACGCGGCTGCTTCAGGAGCACCTGCAAGCGCAGCCCGATAAACCGCTGCCGCCGCGTGAAGTGTACGGACTGCACCGGGACGGCACAGAGTTCTCCGCCGAGGTGGCAGGCTCACTGCTGGACGACGGCGGCTCGCAGGTTTTGCTGGTTTCGGTCCGGAGCACGGAACACCGCAAGGGAGCTGACGCTGACCTCCTCGAGGCCATGTCACTGCTGACGGCCACGCTCGAATCCACCGCGGACGGCATCCTGGTGATCAGCTCCGACGGCAGTGTTGCCGGGTTCAATGACCAGTTCCTGAAGATGTGGGGCATCCCGCCGGAACTCCTGGACGGTGACACCGAAGTGCCCATCATGCGGCTGATCATCTCCCAGGTTGCCAACCCGGAGGCCTTCATGGCAAGGATCGCCGAGGTTGTGGCGAACCCGGCGGCAGAAAGCCACGACGTGCTGGACTTCAAGGATGGCAGGACCTTTGAAAGGTACTCGCGGCCCCAACGGGTTGGTGAGAGGATCGCGGGCCGGGTGTGGAGCTTCCGGGATGTCACTCCGCGCAGGCAGGCGCAGGCGCTGGCCGAGCAGGCCGTGACTGACCTGGCCGCGCAGGCCGAACAGCTGCGAGCACTTGCGTTCCAGGATCCGCTGACCGGACTGGCCAACCGGGCGGTCTTCAAAGACGCACTGGTGGCAGCCCTCCGCGAGCCGCGGTTCAAGACCGTGGATGTCCTGCTGGTCGACCTGGACGATTTCAAGGAGGTCAACGACATTATGGGCCACCAGGCTGGCGACGACATGCTCGTGGAAGTGGCGCGCAGGCTCACAGGCTGTGTCCCCACCGCGGACGTGGTGGCCAGGCTGGGAGGCGACGAGTTTGTCGTTCTGCTTACCGCCTGCCCGGACGTCGAAACCATCGCGGCCTGTATTGTCCGCTGCCTGCATGTTCCGGTGTGGATTGACGGCACCATGCTGCGCCCCAGCCTGAGCCTGGGACTTGCCTCCATGGGAAATGCCGCCATCGGAGCGTCGGAGTTGCTGCGCCAGGCGGACATCGCAATGTATGCGGCCAAGACAGCGGGCAAGAACCGGTACTGTCGGTTCCATCCGGACATGATGACCGAGCTGGTGCAGCGCACGGACATGGAGGCCGGCCTGCAGCTCGCCATTCCGCTGGGGGAAATCTCCGTGGACTACCAGCCCCTTGTCTCCCCACGGATGGGCCAGGTAGTCCAGTTCGAGGCGCTTGCGCGGTGGGACCGCGATGGCGAGCGCATCCAGCCGTCGGTCTTCATTCCCATTGCGGAGCGCAGCGGCCTGATCAGCGAGATCGGTGCCGCCGTCATGACTTTAGGCCTCGCCCAGCTCGCGCCGTGGCTGAACGAAGACCCGTCACGCTCGCTGGCGGTGAACGTTTCCGGAGTCCAGCTACAGGAACCTGACTTTGCCGGCAACGTCCTCCGTTTCGCCGAGGCCAGCGGGGTGGGGGCGTACCAGCTGGTCCTGGAGGTCACCGAGAGTGTATTTTTCGACGCCGACCACAGCCTGATCAAGCAGCTCGCCAGTCTCCGTGAGGCCGGAGTACGTGTGGCGCTGGATGACTTCGGCACCGGATACTCGTCGCTGGGCCGCCTGCAAGAACTGCCGGTGGACACAGTGAAGATCGATAAAACCTTTGTGTCCATGGTGCGCACCGGAACCGAACGCCTCCCCATCCTCAGTTCCATGATCAACATGGCGCACAGCCTGGGCCTGACGGTCACCGCCGAGGGCATCGAGACGGCGGTTCAGGCGGACTTCCTGACAGCACGGGACTGCGATTTCCTGCAGGGGTACTTTTTCTCCCACCCTGAGCCTGGCGCCAGGCTCAAGCGGGCCCTGAAAAGGGCAGACAGCGCCATCCAGGCATTGAAGGATAGGTAA
- a CDS encoding response regulator — protein MSQNGLLEQRPAISTSTARLGWLIALGAVVLGVLGLYFAANSGTPTALVAGDFAILGAAVLAGRSCAHAAWRGGVNARAWTLMSVAAFVWAAGMAAWTYFGLANNHVYPFPSLADALFLAYSVPAAIALFSFKRPGGTTRVGLVRTALDAAVIAGSLLVVSWHTALGPAFSSEGDLLTRLTSMGYPVVDVVMTSLVVVLGMRRQPGERLPWLCFGGGLLVLTVTDSIYVRLTFDGVTGVTGSPLALGWIGAFLLIALAPLLPYAEKPRPDRKAYALALELLPYIPILVAVIMVAAPHVSEMSAFLLVVARTTVACILVRQVLIIIENLTLTTGLEKEVAARTAELEGLGAIVNSSTDAILSTTPEGIITSWNPGAQHQYGYTAAEAIGRDARFLLPPGSTDGDDEVFEQLRDGGGAMSFETEHLRKDGAIIPVSLTISPIREGATIRGIAVITRDITLRRAAELELKAARETALESSRLKSEFLATMSHEIRTPMNGVVGLTALLLETPLDQTQKQYAQGVKGAGEALLSLINDILDFSKLEAGKVDLDVRAFDPRVLVEEVAGLLTEPAQAKNLELIAYCEPDVPARLHGDSGRIRQILLNLASNAVKFTADGEVSIRVTTETPDAKPGAAAMVCFEVRDTGIGIDPSHHARLFESFSQADASTTRRYGGTGLGLAICSRLTEAMDGEIGLDSSLGEGSTFWFRVPVPVAPPSTDPVPAAGFLAGLRVLVVDDNATNRLVLESQLRGWKMQPEAVPDARAALARAHEAAAAGVPFHLAVLDLCMPDTDGLELARELKADAALADIELIMLTSTMQVNAAEIADAGVREWLMKPVRSSEFYNRLIRLMSTSEHHAPAALGSGRPSDAEPSAESSGSSPESSPEPSADSSDASSLGGASRGRILVVEDNEVNQLVARATVIKFGYAVDMVADGAEAVAATASTRYAAVLMDCHMPVMDGFEATRVIRQRDGGAGHLPIIAMTAGALDGDRERCLAAGMDDYLSKPVDAAELEAALARWVPEQAPQELEARQSAEAPQLLAVTGGRPPVLDADRLAMLRGLGPEDGLGLLPATTEAFRKDVPARLAALREAVRNGGGPALAQAAHALKGAAANIGATAVASLCGELEDMGRSGKHDGGRQLVSRLEAELVRVDFELDLALEVAQ, from the coding sequence GTGTCTCAGAATGGTCTCCTGGAGCAGCGTCCCGCCATCAGCACGAGCACGGCCAGGCTGGGTTGGCTGATCGCGCTTGGTGCTGTGGTGCTGGGCGTTCTTGGACTGTATTTTGCCGCCAACAGCGGCACCCCCACGGCCCTGGTGGCGGGTGACTTCGCCATCCTCGGGGCGGCCGTGCTGGCAGGTCGCAGCTGCGCCCACGCCGCGTGGCGCGGCGGGGTGAACGCCCGGGCCTGGACCCTGATGTCGGTGGCCGCCTTCGTCTGGGCGGCCGGCATGGCGGCCTGGACCTACTTCGGCCTCGCCAATAACCATGTGTACCCGTTCCCCTCCCTGGCGGATGCCCTGTTCCTGGCCTATTCGGTGCCGGCCGCCATCGCCCTTTTCAGCTTCAAGCGGCCAGGCGGCACAACCCGGGTGGGGCTGGTCCGGACAGCCCTGGACGCCGCTGTGATTGCCGGTTCACTCCTGGTGGTCAGCTGGCATACGGCGCTGGGCCCGGCCTTCAGCTCGGAAGGCGACCTCCTGACCCGGCTCACCAGCATGGGCTACCCGGTGGTGGACGTGGTCATGACGTCCTTGGTGGTGGTCCTCGGGATGCGGCGGCAGCCCGGTGAGCGCCTGCCGTGGCTGTGTTTCGGCGGCGGCCTGCTGGTCCTGACCGTCACGGACAGCATTTATGTGCGGCTGACGTTCGACGGCGTCACGGGCGTCACCGGATCGCCGCTCGCCCTGGGCTGGATCGGCGCCTTCCTCCTGATTGCGCTGGCACCGCTGCTCCCTTACGCGGAGAAACCGCGGCCGGACCGCAAGGCCTATGCACTGGCACTTGAGCTGCTGCCCTACATTCCGATCCTGGTGGCCGTGATCATGGTTGCGGCCCCGCACGTCAGCGAAATGAGCGCCTTCCTGCTGGTGGTGGCCAGAACAACTGTTGCCTGCATCCTGGTCCGCCAGGTCCTGATCATCATCGAGAACCTCACCCTGACCACCGGGCTGGAGAAGGAAGTGGCTGCCAGGACGGCTGAACTCGAAGGACTCGGCGCGATCGTCAACTCCTCCACGGATGCCATCCTGAGCACCACGCCGGAGGGCATCATCACCAGCTGGAACCCTGGGGCGCAGCATCAGTACGGCTACACGGCCGCGGAAGCGATTGGCCGTGACGCGCGTTTCCTCCTGCCGCCGGGCAGCACGGACGGCGACGACGAGGTTTTCGAGCAGCTCCGCGACGGCGGCGGGGCCATGAGTTTCGAAACCGAGCACCTGCGCAAGGACGGCGCCATCATCCCCGTGTCCTTGACCATTTCCCCCATCCGTGAAGGAGCGACAATCCGCGGGATCGCCGTTATCACCAGGGACATCACGCTGCGCCGGGCCGCCGAACTGGAGCTGAAGGCGGCCAGGGAAACGGCGCTGGAATCCAGCCGGCTCAAGTCCGAATTCCTGGCCACGATGAGCCATGAAATCCGCACCCCCATGAACGGCGTGGTGGGGCTGACCGCACTGCTGCTGGAGACGCCGCTGGACCAGACGCAGAAGCAGTACGCCCAGGGCGTCAAGGGCGCCGGCGAGGCGCTGCTGTCCCTGATCAACGACATCCTGGACTTCTCCAAGCTGGAAGCCGGCAAGGTTGACCTGGATGTGCGGGCGTTCGATCCCCGCGTCCTTGTGGAGGAAGTGGCGGGCCTGCTGACCGAGCCCGCGCAGGCCAAGAACCTTGAGCTGATCGCCTACTGCGAGCCGGACGTTCCAGCCCGGCTGCACGGTGATTCCGGCCGGATCCGCCAAATCCTGCTCAACCTGGCCTCCAACGCCGTGAAGTTCACAGCGGACGGGGAGGTGTCCATCCGCGTGACGACGGAGACGCCGGACGCGAAACCCGGCGCCGCCGCCATGGTCTGCTTCGAAGTCCGCGATACCGGCATCGGCATCGACCCTTCGCACCACGCACGGCTGTTCGAATCCTTCTCCCAGGCTGATGCTTCCACCACCAGGCGCTACGGCGGCACCGGCCTGGGCTTGGCCATTTGCAGCCGGCTCACTGAGGCCATGGACGGCGAGATCGGGCTGGACAGCTCTCTGGGCGAGGGCAGCACGTTCTGGTTCCGCGTCCCCGTGCCCGTTGCCCCGCCGTCCACGGATCCCGTGCCGGCCGCCGGTTTCCTCGCCGGACTGCGCGTCCTGGTGGTGGACGACAACGCCACCAACCGCCTGGTGCTGGAATCCCAGTTGCGCGGCTGGAAGATGCAGCCGGAGGCCGTGCCGGATGCCCGCGCCGCGCTGGCCCGCGCCCACGAAGCCGCAGCAGCCGGAGTGCCTTTCCATCTGGCCGTGCTGGACCTCTGCATGCCTGATACCGATGGCCTGGAGCTGGCCCGCGAACTCAAGGCCGATGCCGCTCTGGCGGACATCGAGCTGATCATGCTCACGTCCACCATGCAGGTCAACGCCGCCGAGATCGCCGACGCCGGAGTCCGCGAATGGCTTATGAAACCGGTCCGCAGCTCCGAGTTCTACAACCGCCTGATCCGGCTGATGTCCACGAGTGAACACCATGCCCCTGCGGCTCTTGGGTCCGGCCGGCCTTCCGACGCTGAGCCGTCGGCTGAGTCGTCCGGTTCGTCCCCCGAGTCCTCCCCGGAGCCGTCGGCTGATTCGTCCGATGCGTCGTCCCTCGGGGGCGCATCACGGGGCCGCATCCTGGTAGTGGAGGACAACGAGGTGAACCAGTTGGTGGCCCGCGCCACGGTGATCAAGTTCGGCTACGCGGTAGACATGGTTGCCGACGGTGCCGAGGCCGTAGCCGCCACCGCCAGCACCCGGTACGCCGCCGTCCTGATGGACTGCCACATGCCGGTGATGGACGGGTTCGAGGCCACGCGCGTCATCCGGCAGCGCGACGGCGGGGCCGGCCATCTTCCCATCATCGCCATGACCGCCGGCGCCCTGGACGGGGACCGGGAACGCTGCCTCGCCGCCGGTATGGACGATTACCTCTCCAAGCCGGTGGACGCCGCCGAGCTTGAAGCCGCCCTGGCCCGTTGGGTCCCCGAACAGGCGCCGCAGGAGCTGGAGGCACGCCAGTCGGCCGAGGCCCCACAGCTGCTGGCCGTCACCGGTGGACGTCCGCCGGTGCTGGATGCGGACCGGCTGGCCATGCTGCGCGGCCTCGGCCCCGAGGACGGCCTAGGCCTGCTGCCCGCGACGACGGAGGCGTTCCGGAAAGACGTTCCCGCGCGGCTCGCGGCGCTGCGCGAAGCCGTGCGCAACGGCGGCGGCCCCGCTCTGGCTCAGGCCGCGCACGCCCTGAAGGGTGCCGCCGCCAACATCGGAGCTACCGCCGTCGCAAGCCTGTGCGGCGAGCTGGAGGACATGGGACGCAGCGGAAAGCACGACGGCGGCCGGCAGCTGGTCAGCCGGCTGGAAGCGGAGCTTGTGCGTGTGGACTTTGAACTTGATCTAGCGCTGGAGGTGGCACAGTGA
- a CDS encoding MBL fold metallo-hydrolase, which produces MDVVVIETRPLGDRSYLVHDGEVALVIDPQRDTDRVEAAAAEADVRITHVAETHLHNDYLTGGLILARAHGAEYLVSANDDVAFDRTPMADGGTVQVGRLTVKAVATPGHTHHHLSYVVSDGEDQAVFSGGSLLYGSVGRTDLVSDEDTEDLTRAQYSSVRRLAAEAQPDAALYPTHGFGSFCSSGPASSARSSTVAEQQESNHAFTDADEDHFVRELINNLTAYPSYYAHMAPANRQGPGPADLTVPESVDPAELSRRLADGEWVVDLRHRVAFASRHLQGSVSFEYGRGSSFTAYLGWVLPWNQKMTLVGSEEDIEKAIRDLSRIGIDSPDAALGTDPSALAPGTAVVHYPRVGWAEMLHGRSAGDVVLDVRRTDEYDAGHVAGAVNVPLHELLGRMAEVPAGTVWVHCATGYRSGVAASLLQRAGRQVVHVDAKYGPS; this is translated from the coding sequence ATGGACGTCGTTGTCATCGAAACGCGGCCGCTCGGGGACCGCAGCTACCTGGTCCACGACGGCGAGGTGGCCCTGGTCATCGATCCGCAGCGGGACACGGACCGGGTGGAAGCCGCGGCCGCGGAAGCGGACGTCCGGATCACCCACGTTGCCGAAACCCACCTGCACAACGACTACCTCACCGGCGGGCTCATCCTCGCCCGCGCGCACGGTGCCGAGTACCTCGTCAGCGCAAACGACGACGTCGCGTTTGATCGCACGCCAATGGCCGACGGCGGCACGGTCCAGGTAGGCCGGCTCACCGTGAAGGCCGTGGCCACGCCCGGCCACACCCACCACCATCTCAGCTACGTGGTCAGCGATGGCGAGGACCAGGCGGTGTTCTCCGGCGGCAGCCTGCTCTACGGGTCGGTGGGCCGGACTGATCTGGTCAGTGACGAGGACACCGAAGACCTCACCCGCGCCCAGTACTCCTCGGTCCGCCGCCTGGCCGCCGAGGCCCAGCCGGACGCAGCCCTGTACCCCACGCATGGATTCGGCTCGTTCTGTTCGTCCGGGCCGGCGTCGAGCGCCCGATCGTCCACCGTCGCCGAACAGCAGGAATCCAACCACGCGTTTACGGACGCCGATGAGGACCACTTTGTGCGGGAGCTCATCAACAACCTGACCGCCTACCCGTCCTACTACGCGCACATGGCCCCGGCGAACCGGCAGGGCCCGGGGCCGGCGGACCTCACTGTGCCGGAATCCGTGGATCCGGCGGAGCTCAGCCGCCGGCTCGCGGACGGCGAATGGGTGGTGGACCTGCGCCACCGGGTGGCCTTCGCCAGCCGCCACCTGCAGGGCTCGGTGAGTTTCGAGTACGGCCGCGGCTCCAGTTTCACCGCCTACCTGGGCTGGGTCCTGCCGTGGAACCAAAAAATGACGCTGGTGGGATCAGAAGAGGACATCGAAAAGGCCATCCGGGACCTGTCCCGGATCGGCATCGACTCCCCCGATGCCGCCCTCGGAACGGACCCGTCGGCACTCGCGCCGGGCACCGCCGTCGTGCATTATCCGCGTGTGGGCTGGGCCGAAATGCTGCACGGGCGAAGTGCCGGGGACGTGGTGCTCGATGTCCGCCGGACGGATGAGTACGACGCCGGCCACGTCGCCGGGGCGGTGAACGTCCCGCTGCATGAGCTGCTGGGGCGGATGGCCGAGGTTCCGGCGGGCACGGTGTGGGTGCACTGCGCCACCGGATACCGCTCCGGGGTGGCGGCCAGCCTGCTGCAGCGCGCGGGCCGGCAAGTAGTACATGTGGACGCGAAGTACGGTCCTTCTTGA
- a CDS encoding dihydrofolate reductase family protein, which produces MRKVTSGLFHSVDGVVSDPFLWQFDSFDDDLGKGLTRMMESVDTVVLGRVSYQEWAGYWPTASVDEDFAGFINPVEKFVASRTLTEPLEWQNSHLIEGPLEEFVAGLKERDGGEIAVTGSISVVRQLLFAGLLDELTLITHPVVAGSGRKLFQDGDPVTRLGLKDQYRTTKGNVVSTYALLGE; this is translated from the coding sequence ATGCGCAAAGTCACGTCCGGCCTGTTCCACTCCGTTGACGGCGTGGTCTCGGACCCGTTTCTCTGGCAGTTCGACAGCTTCGACGACGACCTCGGCAAGGGACTCACGCGCATGATGGAAAGCGTGGACACCGTGGTGCTTGGCCGGGTGAGCTACCAGGAATGGGCTGGGTACTGGCCCACCGCATCGGTGGACGAGGACTTCGCCGGATTCATCAACCCGGTGGAGAAGTTTGTGGCCTCCCGGACGCTGACGGAACCGCTCGAGTGGCAGAACTCCCACCTGATCGAGGGACCGCTGGAGGAATTCGTGGCGGGCCTGAAAGAGCGCGACGGCGGCGAGATCGCCGTCACCGGCAGCATTTCCGTGGTGCGCCAATTGCTGTTCGCCGGGCTGCTGGATGAGCTGACCCTGATCACCCACCCTGTGGTCGCCGGCAGCGGCCGGAAGCTGTTCCAGGACGGCGACCCCGTGACGCGGCTCGGCCTGAAGGACCAGTACCGGACCACGAAGGGCAACGTCGTCAGCACCTATGCGCTGCTGGGCGAATAG
- a CDS encoding ABC transporter permease, translated as METLKKIVRNQYFPAAAVLTAVLLFWIIAMFGGLSLLNNNQPPMATLTWMLFVYAAAVLTPLAGILAGVDLVRRWRRNRMYALVELERDGTAEYEAAQEETLQDAEPADEQVQEPATQAQATAQAQAQAQHAEPEAPKQSALKQPAQHRPVTQQQPVKRYPVQQQQPAPQQTVKKQPDQTKQRKKAA; from the coding sequence ATGGAAACCCTGAAGAAGATCGTACGCAACCAGTACTTCCCCGCGGCCGCGGTGCTGACGGCGGTGTTGCTTTTCTGGATCATCGCCATGTTCGGCGGGCTCTCCCTGCTGAACAACAACCAGCCCCCCATGGCCACCCTGACGTGGATGCTGTTCGTCTATGCCGCAGCTGTGCTGACGCCGCTGGCAGGCATCCTGGCCGGTGTGGACCTGGTCCGCCGCTGGCGCCGCAACCGCATGTACGCGTTGGTTGAGCTGGAACGGGACGGGACCGCCGAGTACGAGGCCGCGCAGGAAGAAACGCTGCAGGACGCAGAACCAGCGGACGAGCAGGTTCAGGAGCCCGCAACGCAGGCTCAGGCCACCGCACAGGCACAGGCACAGGCGCAGCACGCCGAGCCCGAAGCCCCAAAGCAGTCCGCACTGAAACAGCCCGCACAGCACCGCCCGGTAACCCAGCAGCAGCCCGTGAAGCGCTATCCGGTGCAGCAGCAGCAGCCTGCTCCGCAGCAGACCGTGAAGAAGCAGCCGGATCAGACCAAGCAGCGCAAAAAAGCCGCGTAG